Below is a genomic region from Rhodohalobacter sp. 614A.
TGGATCCCCAGTTAAAACCGGAAAGGTTCCATAGTGGATGGGTACGGCAATTTTGGGATTCAGCATCTCGATGCACATCGCCGCTTCCTGAGGCCCCATTGTATAGTAGTCTCCTATGGGGGCAGCTACAACATGTGGTTCATACATTCCCCTGTAAAAATCGAGGTCGGCAAAAATGTTTGTATCTCCCATGTGGTAGAAGCAAATATCATCTTCAAAGGAGATGACAAGTCCGCCAGCTTCACCGGCATATTCGCCCTGATAAGAAGAGCTGTGATTTGCATTGACCAGAGTTACAGAGAAATCATCATAATGAATCGATCCGCCTTTATTAAATTCTACAGCCTGATCTTCAAGCAGCCCATGTTTTTTCAGCAATCCGGACAGTTCCACTTGTGAAACTACTTTACACCCGGTTTTTTTGGCGAGATCAACCGTATCGCCCACATGATCTCCATGCCCGTGTGTTAGAAGTATAAAATCAATATCGTTCGGGTTTTTATGCTCATCTGGCGTAGATGGATTATCCGATAAAAAAGGATCGATATAAATGACCAGTCCTGACGGCGATTCAAGTCGAAAAGCCGAGTGTCCCAGCCACCACGCTTTTATGTTTGTCTTCATCCTGTTCCTCGTATTTATTATTGTTTATTCTCAAAATATGTAACACAAAAATTCTTTGAATCGTTGGAATCGGTTTTTCCATTTTCTTCCAAAAAATGATGCAACTTTTTTCCATTAAAAAGATTTAATTGTAGTAGACGATCATATCCAACAATCATAAATCATGTAATATTTTATGGCAAAACGAATTAAGATTCATCCGGATACCCCTCATCGTGACAAAATTTATGAAATCAGTGATGATTTAAGGAAGGAGGCGGTAGCACTATTACCAACCGACAGCCAATATGCTTTGATTTGTGATTATCAGAATAAAAAGGGGATGGACCGAATCCGTAAGATCCGCCAGATGGGGAAGAAGGATCATCTGACTGTAATGTGCCATTCTCTTGAGCATGTTTCTACTTTTGCCCATTTGAGTGATGACAATTTTAAATTGATAAAGCGCCTTATTCCCGGGCCTTATACGTTTATTCTGCCCGCTACACGCGAAGTGCCGCGGTTATTAACGCATCCCAAGAAACGAACGGTGGGCATACGTGTACCGGAGTATCCAATCTGTCTGGAGTTGATCAAAGAGCTTGGCCGGCCGGTTTTGGCAATCACTGCAAAACTGAAAGGAGTTGAGCATGGACACCCGGAAGATGGAGATCGTGAGCTCTTTTTGAGTCGGTTTGATAAAATTGTGGACGTAATCATTGACAACCAAGAGCCCCTTGTTGCAGACGAAACAACCATTCTGGATCTTACCAATCAGCCATCACAGCTTTTACGTGAAGGCTTGGGGATGGATCGCCTGAATGAAGCTTTGGCCTTGGAAACCCGTGAACTCGAAGGATTTGAAGCCGTTTAATTAGCTCAACAGGCCTTCAAAATTCTTTTTAAAGTCCGGTTTTATCAACCCTTTTTCTGTGATAAAACCTGTTATCAGTTTATTGGGGGTGATGTCAAAGGCGGGATTGTATACATCAATTTTGTCAGGGGCGGTTTGTTTATTGCCGAAATGAGTTACCTCGTCCGGTTCACGCTCTTCAAGTTCAAATTCATCGCCTTTTTCAAGGTTCATATCAACGGTTGAGAGCGGGGCCGCGATATAAAAAGGGATATGATGGGCATTTGCCAAAACGGCCAGGTTGTATGTACCAATTCGGTTGACAGTATCGCCATTTTTCGAAATCCGGTCAGCTCCGGTAATCACCAAATCAATCTTGCCTTCTTTCATAAGGATTGCTGCGGCTGCGTCGACATTCAGGGTGTGCGGAATTTCTGATTTTTTAAGCTCCCATGTTGTCAGCCGGGCACCCTGTAAAAGCGGACGGGTTTCATTTACCCAAACCATTTTCAGTTTCCCGGCATTGTGAGCATGTGAAATTACCGACAATGCCGTTCCGTATTCTCCGGTGGCAAGTCCGCCGGTGTTGTCATGAGTTAGAATACCGGCATTTTTTGGAACTATATCCAGGCCATTCTTCCCAATGGTTTTGCACATCCGGCGATCTTCCTGGTGAATGGTTATAGCTGTATCAAGTACTTTCTCTTTTATAAGATTAATATCTTCTTCTTTGTGTGCAAAAATGGTTTTCAGCACTCTTTGTAATGACCAGGAGAGATTCATTGCGGCAGGCTGGGCCGATTTGATGTAATCTGCAATCCGCTGGCACTCGCTGTGAAAGGTTTGGAATGCTGAATCGGGCAGGTTCAGAACTCCGAAATAAAGCCCATAAGCTCCTGCAATTCCTATTGCCGGGCCTCCGCGGAGTTTTTGTTTCTTGATGGCATCCCATATTTGTCCAACTGAATTCAGATCAATATAAACCTCGCGGTCGGGCAGAAATGTTTGATCGAGTATGGTTAAATGGTCGTCTTCCCATCGAAGAGATTGAAATGATGAATCATCCTGAGACATAGAGCAAATTACTTCCGTTTAAATTGGCGTCCCCTAAACATAAGTAATTCAAAAGAGAGTATAGGAAAAATCCTTACATCAAATTAAGGAGGCACCTTAGAGTACGATCAGGTTTGGTCTCTTCACTCTTCAGCAGAGAAATTTTTACTATTTAAATAGCATTGAGAGAGAAACTTATTGAGAGATTTTAGCGGTACCATAACTTGAGTATTAAAAAAAAGACTTGAGGTGATCGCCATGATTATGAAGAAAAATGTAGGATACTGGGATTCAATAATCAGAACAATAGCAGGTGGGATAATTGTCAGTTTAGGTTTGTTTTATGAGAATTATTGGGGATTGGCAGGCCTGATTTTGATCTTTTCCGGAGTAGTGGAGTTTTGCCCGATTTATCGGCTGCTTCATTTTACTACCATGGATCCCAATCTGGAGAGAGAAAATTAACGAATGTTACTCTCTGGTTTCTTGATACCATTCATATCATAACCTGAGTTCAATCATGGAATAGAAGGGGAGCCGGATTATGTTCGGCTCCCTTTTTAATTTGAACCACTTATTTTGATAAAGTCGTTGCTACCGATATTTGTCGTTCAGCCCAATTCCTTGTCGAATCAAATCAAGCGATTTTTCCAGACGACGTTGCTTGGTGGTATCCCGTTTGGCTGTTTCAATGTGTTCGATGAATTCTTTCTTTTTGTAATCGGGAAACTTATCAAATTCAGTTTTTGCTTTCGGGTCAAGCGAAAGTGCATTTTGAAGCAAATCTGATGAATATTCTTTCTTTTCCGACTTGTCTGGTACCGTTAATTCTCCATTTTCTTCCTGAAACTTCACCGCTTCACGGATCAAATCACTGAGGGCATCTACATTCAAATCTTTGATACTGTGAAGAATATATTTTCTCATGTATTTGGTATCGTCAGAACTTGCTTCCAGCAGATTTTCGGGATCATCAAAGAAAGCGCCTTTATGGAACCATACCGCTGCAAATTTTTTGAATTTTACCGTGGTCATCATAATCCCGTTATACTCGTAGGAAGGAGAACCCCACTTGATGGCTTCTTCTACCTCAGGAACTATTTCAAGAATCATCTCATGGATTTTGGAGAGTATCGGATGAGCAAAAGTACCTTCGGTTGCCGAAATATATTCATCAATAGTTTTTGGTTTCGCCATAGTGTTCTGCCTTGTTAAGATTCGCTGCCGAATCATTCATGCCGATGGTTTATACGGTTTTGAACAGGTAAATAAACATAATTATATGAATGATAGAAATATGAATCCTTACCTATCAAATCTTAGTTCTCATCGGGTTCACGTGTTCTAACCTCAGCATTTTCTACACCTGGTTGATTTTCGAGATATCTCAAATATTTAGGAGGCAGTTCAAAGGGCCGTTCTTCTGGGATGGGAGGGAGGCGTGGTGTTTGAACGTCGGGTCTCTCAGGTCTCAGATCCGGGTTCCATTGAAAATTATCGAGTCTTCGCTGAACATTTGTTGAGTCTTCAGGAAGATAGGAACCATCAATGTTTTGTTGAGCTTTAAAGAAATCAAATTCTCCATTTTCGAAATACATGATGGAAGGACCGGCAGAGATAAGCTCTATCAAACCGTCAGGCTGATCATTTTCGTCCCGTTGGTGGAAAATAATTTCTGTATTGTTAAAGACCCGGATTCGCTCCAACTCGCCCTCTTCAAAATAGGCATTCAGCGTATCGCCGGTCATTTGATGCAACCGGCCGGTCAGAGAGTCCTCCTGAACAACAATTGGCCGTGGAAAGGATGTCAGAAATCGAATATTGTCATCCTCCATGTACGCTTCTGTATAGGGACCGCTAAGCTGGATATTTTCGTGCCAAAGTTTGGGTGACGAACGCAAAATAAACTGGTCTAAATCATCTCTGTAATTTGCTGTATCAGCAATGGCCGAAAATTCAAGCGACCACATTCTCACGTTACCAAAAGCATCCATGTAAGATACCGTATCCACTTCCGTCAATTCAATGGTTTCTGCGAAAAGGTGGGTGGTATCTTCTTTTGATTCACTTACTTCCATCAGCCAGGCATCGTCCTTCAGCAACCGGTAATCGGTTGAATCTGCATACAGATATTGACCAGAGAACCGGACGTCATCCTCATAATCGTGAGCAAAAACATTTCCAAACATCTCGTACAAATCACTCGTTCGATTCATGAATAACGAATCTGCTTCGATGTATTGAGTGGTATCGGATAACTGAACGTTTCCCCTGAAAACGGCGCTATCAACTTCCTGGTAATAGAGTCCGCTCTGTGCGATCAGTGTTCCGTCCTGGTCCTCAAACCTAACGGGTACTTCAAATGTGGCAATATCGGTTTCCATATCAACATCAATGGAATCGCTGAACATAATGTTTTGGTCGGACTGGACAATAACACGGCCACGCAGCCGGCTGAATTCTGCTTCCGTATCGTGGTACAGAGTATCAGCCCAGATCATTTCGTTATCGGTTTCAATCTGGATGTTGAATGCCATCAATAAATTTCGGTCGATATATTGGTAGACGCTGTCCGTTTCGAGAACCATTTCGTCCGTAGTAAGAATGACATTTCCAAGGATTTTCCGAACACTTTCGCCATCAATAGTCACCCCCTCAGCCTGGTCGGCCTGGTTGATGATCACCCGGTTCTGAGCATTGACAGATTGAGTGAACGCCAAACAAATCAGCGATAAGGAAATAGAAAGAAAACAATATGTGGCAAATGTTCTCATTAATCGACGATTAACCGGCCTCGGGGTTCGATAATTGTGTATGATGTAAGATCAGTCTGTCCATCAAAACCGCGGCCCGAAATACTGTCTGTGGGGGTTATGATTGTAACAAATTGCGGAGATGAAATGCGATCAGAATCCTGAATGTATTTTAAATATTCGGTATATAATTGCCGGTCATCCACAGTTTGAACCCGCACAGAATCAATCAGCTCAAACTCTCTCACATCTTCCAAATAGACAGCTTCTTTGCTCCATGCCTCTGTTTCAAGGGCTCCAGTAGTATCATATAGTTGGACATAGACCGGACCATCTATCGTAGTTCTTTTATTCTCTTCACTTTGATATTGAACAGCATGAGAGCCTTCAATAATCATACGGGTTCGACCTTCACGCAACAATGAAATTTCTACATCCCAGCTTTCTGAAGTGGTAATGAGAGAGTCGTTGAGAGCGGCCTGAACCTGCTGGTTATCGTATTCGGAAAGTTCGGTACAGGAAAACGTGAGAAATACAGCCGGTAAAATCAGTCCGTATTTAAGATTCCGTCCCGAAGTAACGGTCTCCGGCGTCACCCAATCCCGGAACGATGTAAGCATTGCTGTTAAGTTTTTCATCCACGGCTGCTGTAATAATCTGTACATCGGGAAAATTCTTTGAAATTCGTTCCAATCCTTCCGGGGCTGAAATCAGGGAGATAAAGCGAATATTTTTTGCTCCTTTTTTCTGAAGGAATTCAATAGCGTCCTTTGCACTTCCGCCGGTTGCCAGCATCGGATCCACCAAAAGAACCATCGCTTCATCCAGCCCATGAGGAAGGTTTGAATAATAGTCAACGGGCTCGTGGGTGGTTTCGTCTCTATACATGCCCAGATGCCCAACTTTTGCATCGGGTACAAAATCAATAATAGCATCTACCAGGCTCAAACCCGCTCTTAAAATAGGAACAACGATAATTCTTTTGTCGATCTCATATCCCTTGGCGGTTGTAATGGGAGTCTGGATTTCTTTTTCCGACAAGGGAAGGTCTTTGAGAGCAAAATAGGCTAAAATCCTTGCAATTCTCGCCATCGCCATCCGAAAATCTGCCGTTTTAGTACCAGAATCCCTGAGGATTGTGAGATCCCTGGCTACAACCGGATGTTGAATGACGGTTGGCTCATTCGAATTATTCATTGTCTTCAGAATCCTTCAGCCGTTGGAAATAATCTTTTGTTGTGGCATAGACGACTCCGGAGAGAGCGAATAATGCAATCAGGTTTGGAAATGTCATCAACCCAAGGGCAATGTCACCAATTGCCCAGATGGTTCCAAGTGCTGTAATTGCACCAATAAAGTGCAGAATAACATATACACCTTTATAGTAGATAATGGATTTATCACCAAATAAATATTGAATGGAACGGTCTCCATAGTAACTCCAGGATATGGAAGTTGATATCGCAAAAAGTAACACAGAAATGGTTACAATATATTTGCCTCCCGGGAAAAGAGGTGCAAGGCCCCGTTCAAATCCTTCGGAAGTGAGTGTCGCGCCATTATAAATTTCATTCCCATACACAATTCCACTTTGTTCACCACTTGCATCGCTTCTGGCAGTTAAGTTTTGTGTGTTGATGGTTCCAGTGAAGTATTCTGTTTGCTCTAAGTTGGCAAAAACCGTGTCAATCGGGAAAGCACTTCTAAGCATCGTTCCATTTTGAATGATTCCTTCTTTTACAACGAGAGTGGTTTCATCATCGAGAGTTTCTGTGATCTGGAATTCGAGATCCGGTGAATTCAAGTTTACTTCCGTGGCATGTTTCATATCCCATACTCCGGTTGAAATAATTACAAGTCCGGTCATGGTACAGATCAAAATGGTGTCAATAAACGGTTCAAGAAGGGCCACTACACCTTCGCGGACAGGTTCTTCCGTTTTGGCGGCGCCGTGGGCAATAGGCGCGGACCCCTGGCCGGCTTCATTCGAAAAGAGCCCCCGTTTTACGCCCCAGACCATCGTGGTGATAAACAATCCTGAACCAACGCCCCAAGTTCCGGCTTGAGGATTAAATGCGTTGGAAAAGATGGTCCCGAAAGAGGGAATGATTTGATCATAATTTAAAAGCAGAATAAAAAGTGCTCCCAAAACATAAACAAGAGCCATAAATGGTGTGAGGCGTGCCGTCACATAACCGATACGTTTTATTCCGCCGATGATAACAATTCCTACAATTGTAGCGGTAATGAGGCCGGTTACATAGGTGGGTACAATGATGAAGAATGAATTTTCCATCACATCGGCCACAGTGTTGGCCTGAATTGCATTACCCGTAAAAAATGAGCAGATAACGGCAAGGCTGGCAAAAATTACAGAGAGCCATTTCCAATTGGGGCCAAGTCCTTTTTCTATGTAGTACATCGGGCCGCCGGAAACAGATCCGTCAGCATTTTGTATTCGATATTTTACGGATAGTGTACATTCAGAAAACTTAACGGCCATGCCGAAGAAAGCGGTCACCCACATCCAGAAGAGTGCCCCGGGTCCTCCAAAGTGAATGGCGATAGCTACTCCCGCAATATTACCAATTCCAACAGTTGCAGAAAGTGCGGTAGAAAGTGCCTGAAAGTGATTTACATCTCCTGTGTCATCCGGGTTATCATAAAAACCACTTACAACTTTAACACCATGGGTAAATCTGCGTATTTGAATGAAACCCATTCTGAGCGTTATAAATATACCATAGCCGAGCAGCAGAATAACCATGGCGGGTAAAACTTCAGGTGTATTCCAAACAAGATTATTTAAAAACCCAACGATTCTTTCTAATACTTCCATCTGTTCCTTTTAAATTCCGAGTTGAATTCAAAACGAAGGTATAAAAGATTTGACAAAACTTTTTATAAAATTTCGCATTAATAATGAACGATTAGGGGTAAGTTTGACATTAACTGTATTACATTATTAAGAGCTATATCGTTATCAGCACTACTTAGTTAAGAATAACAGATCAAAAGAAAAACTATGACAAAAGCCGACATTGTAGATGTAATCGCATCGTCCACGGGGTTAACAAAAGTAGAAACCGAAGCCGTCGTTAACGGGTTTATGGATACGGTTATTGATGCCATGAAACGAGGTGAAACCATTGAGCTCAGAGGATTTGGAAGCTTTAAGGTGGTGAAACGTGCACAACGGGTTGCAAGAAATCCTAAAACCAACGAAGAAGTAATTGTACCGGAGCAATATGTGCCCATGCTGAAAGTCTCGAAAGATTTTAAGCAGGCAGTTAACGAAGCCAATAGCTAAGGCATTTTTTTAAGGGTACAAAGCGTGAGGGTTTTTCGAGTCCCAAATTACAATTGGGGACAGACTGTTCTTATTATTTTTGATAAACCCTTACATAATCCACGATAAATGCTTGAGGGAATTCTGTGGATTCATCCGGATTTGGAAGGAAATCTCCGCCAACGGCTAGATTCAGAATGATATAAAACGGCCCGGAGAAGGGATCGAACTCAGCTTCAATTTCTTCGAAAGGAATGCGTTGATACTCTTGGTCATCCAAATACCAAATGAGTGCATCATTTGTCCATTCAAGGGAATAGGTATGGAATGTGTCGTTTAACTTATTTTCTTGCGTAAACTCTTCAACAAAGAATTTCCGGCATTCAACGGGATTCCCTTCGCATTCTTTTTTCCAGAAGTGGATGGCCCCGCTGGTGGTGTATGGTTCATTGCCGCGGTATTCCATGATATCGATTTCACCACTTCTGGGCCAGCCCAGATCTTTGATGGGCATCAGCCAAAATGCAGGCCAGAATCCTTTTCCCTCGGGCATTTTTAATCGGGCTTCAAACCGGCCCTGCTCCCATCCAATACTTGTGCTATCCGTAGATATTCTCGCAGATGTAAATCCTCTGCCCATATAATTCTCTCTATGTGCTTCAAGATAGAGTTTTCCATCTTTGATATAGGCGTTTTTACTTCTGGGAGTATAGTACTGAAGTTCGTTATTGTACGCCGTTCCCTCCCAGAATTTCCACGTTTCTGTATTAATGGCGTCTCCGTTGAATTCGTCTGACCAAACCAGTTTGTATTCTTGTGGGAAAGCCGGCTTGGTTGCCACCAACATGAAGGCAAGGCAGAATAAAAAAATGCCGGAAAAAGATGGTTTATTCATCACCAATTTTTCCCGGCAAGTTATAAATCTTATCAGTTTGTGCCAACAAGTTCAGTTGGTTATCTGACACCTGAAATATATAAGTTCAAATTGCTTAGAAGTCTATTCCGATAGTAAAATAGTGGATAGGTTTGCCCTGGAATCCACCCCGGCCGTAAGGCCAGCCGATATCATATCGGAAAGGAAGCCCCAGAAGAATGGTTCGAAGGCCAAATCCGGCACCGATCAGGATATCACCATCAACAAATGTTGTTTGAATATCACCCTCTACAGGTTCTCCATCACGAAGCTGACCAGTATTTGGGTTGATATATTCCGTTCTTTTTGTTCCAACGCGCCAGTCGAGTTGGGAGGGGTTTTCATAATAAACAATCGGATTTCCATTTTGGTCGGCAAATCTTGAATATGGTATATCAAAACCCCAGGCAGCCCCTGCATCCACAAAAGCCACTCCTGTCAAATTATAAAGCGGTAACAGCGGAACCGGACCAGGCAGAATAGCTGCAAAAAGCGGGAACCGGAACTCTGCATTTACCATGCTAAACTTGTTACCAAAGGTAGTATTAAATTCGTGTCCGCGAAGGGGTGTGGCCGGCAGTGTAAAGAACGTATCGGCAAGCCGGTCGAATGGAATTTCGGCATCAGACCATTTCTGATTTATCCATCCGAGCATCCCGCCCATAAAGAATGTCTGCGAATCCCGGCCAAAAGATGCAGAACCGGTTCCGCGAACGGCGACTGAATATCTGCTTCCAAGATTAAAATATTTGCGGAAATCACCGAGAACAGTTGCAAATTGTGGAATGTCTCCACCTAATGGCGGGCTGCCAGAAAACCCAATGGCATACCTGGTTCCGCCGGAGGGTGTAATAAAACCGGGGATTGTATAATCACCCGTAAACGTTACCTGCGGGTAGATAAACCATGTATTTGCGTTGCTAGGCCTGTTCAAACCTCCACCAGGATTAAAAAAGGTGCTGACTGTACTGAAATCTCTTGCAATTCCAATGGCAGATACCCCGTAATCAATACGC
It encodes:
- a CDS encoding metal-dependent hydrolase, yielding MKTNIKAWWLGHSAFRLESPSGLVIYIDPFLSDNPSTPDEHKNPNDIDFILLTHGHGDHVGDTVDLAKKTGCKVVSQVELSGLLKKHGLLEDQAVEFNKGGSIHYDDFSVTLVNANHSSSYQGEYAGEAGGLVISFEDDICFYHMGDTNIFADLDFYRGMYEPHVVAAPIGDYYTMGPQEAAMCIEMLNPKIAVPIHYGTFPVLTGDPKEFKKFTKEYSDTKVLIPKAGEQFLGD
- a CDS encoding L-threonylcarbamoyladenylate synthase is translated as MAKRIKIHPDTPHRDKIYEISDDLRKEAVALLPTDSQYALICDYQNKKGMDRIRKIRQMGKKDHLTVMCHSLEHVSTFAHLSDDNFKLIKRLIPGPYTFILPATREVPRLLTHPKKRTVGIRVPEYPICLELIKELGRPVLAITAKLKGVEHGHPEDGDRELFLSRFDKIVDVIIDNQEPLVADETTILDLTNQPSQLLREGLGMDRLNEALALETRELEGFEAV
- the mtnA gene encoding S-methyl-5-thioribose-1-phosphate isomerase: MSQDDSSFQSLRWEDDHLTILDQTFLPDREVYIDLNSVGQIWDAIKKQKLRGGPAIGIAGAYGLYFGVLNLPDSAFQTFHSECQRIADYIKSAQPAAMNLSWSLQRVLKTIFAHKEEDINLIKEKVLDTAITIHQEDRRMCKTIGKNGLDIVPKNAGILTHDNTGGLATGEYGTALSVISHAHNAGKLKMVWVNETRPLLQGARLTTWELKKSEIPHTLNVDAAAAILMKEGKIDLVITGADRISKNGDTVNRIGTYNLAVLANAHHIPFYIAAPLSTVDMNLEKGDEFELEEREPDEVTHFGNKQTAPDKIDVYNPAFDITPNKLITGFITEKGLIKPDFKKNFEGLLS
- a CDS encoding YgaP family membrane protein; this encodes MIMKKNVGYWDSIIRTIAGGIIVSLGLFYENYWGLAGLILIFSGVVEFCPIYRLLHFTTMDPNLEREN
- a CDS encoding DUF1801 domain-containing protein translates to MAKPKTIDEYISATEGTFAHPILSKIHEMILEIVPEVEEAIKWGSPSYEYNGIMMTTVKFKKFAAVWFHKGAFFDDPENLLEASSDDTKYMRKYILHSIKDLNVDALSDLIREAVKFQEENGELTVPDKSEKKEYSSDLLQNALSLDPKAKTEFDKFPDYKKKEFIEHIETAKRDTTKQRRLEKSLDLIRQGIGLNDKYR
- a CDS encoding OstA-like protein; translation: MRTFATYCFLSISLSLICLAFTQSVNAQNRVIINQADQAEGVTIDGESVRKILGNVILTTDEMVLETDSVYQYIDRNLLMAFNIQIETDNEMIWADTLYHDTEAEFSRLRGRVIVQSDQNIMFSDSIDVDMETDIATFEVPVRFEDQDGTLIAQSGLYYQEVDSAVFRGNVQLSDTTQYIEADSLFMNRTSDLYEMFGNVFAHDYEDDVRFSGQYLYADSTDYRLLKDDAWLMEVSESKEDTTHLFAETIELTEVDTVSYMDAFGNVRMWSLEFSAIADTANYRDDLDQFILRSSPKLWHENIQLSGPYTEAYMEDDNIRFLTSFPRPIVVQEDSLTGRLHQMTGDTLNAYFEEGELERIRVFNNTEIIFHQRDENDQPDGLIELISAGPSIMYFENGEFDFFKAQQNIDGSYLPEDSTNVQRRLDNFQWNPDLRPERPDVQTPRLPPIPEERPFELPPKYLRYLENQPGVENAEVRTREPDEN
- the lptC gene encoding LPS export ABC transporter periplasmic protein LptC is translated as MYRLLQQPWMKNLTAMLTSFRDWVTPETVTSGRNLKYGLILPAVFLTFSCTELSEYDNQQVQAALNDSLITTSESWDVEISLLREGRTRMIIEGSHAVQYQSEENKRTTIDGPVYVQLYDTTGALETEAWSKEAVYLEDVREFELIDSVRVQTVDDRQLYTEYLKYIQDSDRISSPQFVTIITPTDSISGRGFDGQTDLTSYTIIEPRGRLIVD
- the upp gene encoding uracil phosphoribosyltransferase, which translates into the protein MNNSNEPTVIQHPVVARDLTILRDSGTKTADFRMAMARIARILAYFALKDLPLSEKEIQTPITTAKGYEIDKRIIVVPILRAGLSLVDAIIDFVPDAKVGHLGMYRDETTHEPVDYYSNLPHGLDEAMVLLVDPMLATGGSAKDAIEFLQKKGAKNIRFISLISAPEGLERISKNFPDVQIITAAVDEKLNSNAYIVPGLGDAGDRYFGTES
- a CDS encoding alanine/glycine:cation symporter family protein; its protein translation is MEVLERIVGFLNNLVWNTPEVLPAMVILLLGYGIFITLRMGFIQIRRFTHGVKVVSGFYDNPDDTGDVNHFQALSTALSATVGIGNIAGVAIAIHFGGPGALFWMWVTAFFGMAVKFSECTLSVKYRIQNADGSVSGGPMYYIEKGLGPNWKWLSVIFASLAVICSFFTGNAIQANTVADVMENSFFIIVPTYVTGLITATIVGIVIIGGIKRIGYVTARLTPFMALVYVLGALFILLLNYDQIIPSFGTIFSNAFNPQAGTWGVGSGLFITTMVWGVKRGLFSNEAGQGSAPIAHGAAKTEEPVREGVVALLEPFIDTILICTMTGLVIISTGVWDMKHATEVNLNSPDLEFQITETLDDETTLVVKEGIIQNGTMLRSAFPIDTVFANLEQTEYFTGTINTQNLTARSDASGEQSGIVYGNEIYNGATLTSEGFERGLAPLFPGGKYIVTISVLLFAISTSISWSYYGDRSIQYLFGDKSIIYYKGVYVILHFIGAITALGTIWAIGDIALGLMTFPNLIALFALSGVVYATTKDYFQRLKDSEDNE
- a CDS encoding HU family DNA-binding protein; translation: MTKADIVDVIASSTGLTKVETEAVVNGFMDTVIDAMKRGETIELRGFGSFKVVKRAQRVARNPKTNEEVIVPEQYVPMLKVSKDFKQAVNEANS
- a CDS encoding glycoside hydrolase family 16 protein; this encodes MNKPSFSGIFLFCLAFMLVATKPAFPQEYKLVWSDEFNGDAINTETWKFWEGTAYNNELQYYTPRSKNAYIKDGKLYLEAHRENYMGRGFTSARISTDSTSIGWEQGRFEARLKMPEGKGFWPAFWLMPIKDLGWPRSGEIDIMEYRGNEPYTTSGAIHFWKKECEGNPVECRKFFVEEFTQENKLNDTFHTYSLEWTNDALIWYLDDQEYQRIPFEEIEAEFDPFSGPFYIILNLAVGGDFLPNPDESTEFPQAFIVDYVRVYQK